The Hymenobacter sp. 5317J-9 genome has a window encoding:
- a CDS encoding glycoside hydrolase family 2 TIM barrel-domain containing protein: protein MMFAPGWARAAGKLKSCFLIVWGACLLQLAAAGAVAAQGRVTQSLNADWRFCKGTAQVPPASAEWQKVSVPHTWNAADVLDDAPGYYRGVGWYRKTLHVPAAWQSRSLYLHFEGASQTAEVYVNGQLAGRHVGGYTAFSVPVGKLLRFDGAGLSANEVLVKVDNSPNPNIPPLSGDFSFYGGIYRDVYLVAANDVHFDLDNYGSGGVFVSTPGVSAAAAEVAVRGTVANDARAARTVRVTTRVLDRSGRTVARQQTRVKLAAGQRQEFRHALGSVPKPHLWSPDDPYLYRVVTTLGDDNARAATLDEVNNPLGMRWFRFDPNEGFFLNGQHLALAGASRHQDFQGLGNALPDALHERDVLLLKQMGGNFLRIAHYPQDPAVLAACDRLGVLAAEEIPVVNGITDSPEFFRTCETMQTEMIRQHFNHPSVIIWAYMNEVLLRLPDGATRENAAGQAYFKRVARLAQRLDSLTRREDPARYTMIVNHGAFDLYQRAGLTAIPMLVGWNLYAGWYSPKLEDFPAFMDQHHRELPTKPLLITEFGADADSRLHAFPGQRFDKTEEYAAQYHQFYLNAIRKRPFVAGAAVWNLVEFNAEQRQEANPHLNTKGLLTADRQPKAAYLYYQSQLLKTPFVRIGSRAWNLRSGTAAGPDSLFCAQPVEVYTNQPTVRLLLNGQELGTRPVVAGVARFRVPFRQGPNQLTAQVPGQALSDQAEIEFLLLPQQLTDARLPFTELNVSLGDQRYFTDAPLHQVWVPEQEYTPGRWGYVGGQAYVEPSNGRLPYGSGRNILGTEYDALYQTQRVGLRQFRLDVPDGQYEVTLHFAELETAPPAEQLAYNLDQRAAAKAAPTAGRSFDVWLNGQLVLPGLGADTYLSPLQATSFRLPASAQGGKGLVLDFKARTGMTILNGIQVKQQY from the coding sequence ATGATGTTCGCACCGGGTTGGGCACGCGCCGCAGGCAAGCTGAAAAGCTGTTTTCTGATTGTTTGGGGGGCTTGCCTGCTGCAGTTGGCGGCGGCCGGGGCGGTGGCGGCGCAGGGCCGGGTCACGCAGTCGCTCAACGCAGACTGGCGGTTTTGCAAGGGCACGGCCCAAGTGCCCCCGGCGTCGGCTGAGTGGCAGAAGGTGTCGGTGCCGCACACCTGGAACGCGGCCGACGTGCTCGACGACGCGCCCGGCTACTACCGGGGCGTGGGCTGGTACCGCAAAACGCTCCATGTGCCCGCGGCGTGGCAAAGCCGCAGCCTGTATCTCCATTTTGAAGGCGCCAGCCAAACCGCCGAGGTGTACGTGAACGGGCAGCTGGCGGGCCGGCACGTGGGCGGCTACACGGCCTTCAGCGTGCCCGTGGGCAAGCTGCTGCGTTTCGACGGCGCGGGCTTGTCGGCCAACGAAGTGCTGGTGAAAGTCGACAACAGCCCCAACCCCAACATACCGCCGCTTTCCGGCGATTTCTCCTTCTACGGGGGCATCTACCGCGACGTGTACCTCGTGGCGGCCAACGACGTGCACTTCGACCTGGACAATTACGGCTCTGGCGGCGTGTTTGTGAGCACGCCCGGCGTGTCGGCGGCCGCGGCCGAAGTGGCCGTGCGCGGCACCGTCGCCAACGACGCGCGCGCGGCCCGCACCGTGCGCGTGACCACCCGCGTGCTGGACCGCAGCGGCCGCACCGTGGCCCGGCAGCAGACGCGGGTGAAGCTGGCGGCCGGGCAGCGCCAGGAGTTTCGGCATGCGCTGGGCTCGGTGCCCAAGCCGCACCTGTGGTCGCCCGACGACCCGTACCTCTACCGCGTCGTGACCACCCTTGGCGATGACAACGCCCGCGCCGCCACGCTCGATGAGGTGAATAACCCGCTGGGGATGCGCTGGTTCCGCTTCGACCCCAACGAAGGTTTTTTCCTCAACGGCCAACACCTCGCTCTGGCCGGCGCCAGCCGGCACCAGGATTTTCAGGGCTTGGGCAACGCCCTGCCCGATGCCCTGCACGAGCGCGACGTGCTGCTGCTGAAACAGATGGGCGGCAACTTCCTGCGCATTGCCCACTACCCGCAAGACCCCGCCGTGCTGGCCGCCTGCGACCGGCTGGGCGTGCTGGCGGCGGAAGAAATACCGGTGGTGAACGGCATCACCGACTCGCCGGAGTTTTTTCGCACCTGCGAAACCATGCAAACCGAGATGATTCGGCAGCATTTCAACCACCCCAGCGTCATTATCTGGGCTTACATGAACGAGGTGCTGCTGCGCCTGCCCGATGGCGCCACCCGCGAAAACGCTGCCGGCCAGGCGTATTTCAAACGGGTGGCGCGGCTGGCCCAGCGGCTCGACTCCCTCACGCGGCGCGAAGACCCCGCCCGCTACACCATGATAGTGAACCACGGTGCCTTCGACCTCTACCAGCGGGCCGGCCTCACGGCCATTCCCATGCTGGTGGGTTGGAACCTGTACGCCGGCTGGTACTCGCCCAAGCTGGAAGACTTTCCGGCCTTTATGGACCAGCACCACCGCGAACTGCCCACCAAGCCGCTGCTGATAACCGAGTTTGGGGCCGATGCCGACAGCCGCTTGCACGCTTTCCCGGGCCAGCGCTTCGATAAGACCGAGGAATACGCCGCGCAGTACCACCAGTTTTATCTGAACGCCATTCGGAAGCGGCCGTTTGTGGCCGGCGCGGCCGTGTGGAATCTGGTGGAGTTCAACGCCGAGCAGCGCCAGGAAGCCAACCCCCACCTCAACACCAAGGGACTGCTCACGGCCGACCGCCAGCCAAAAGCCGCCTACCTCTACTACCAGTCGCAGCTGCTGAAAACGCCGTTTGTGCGCATCGGCTCCCGCGCCTGGAACCTGCGCAGCGGCACTGCGGCGGGCCCGGACTCGCTGTTTTGCGCGCAGCCCGTGGAGGTGTACACCAACCAGCCCACCGTGCGTCTGCTCCTGAACGGGCAGGAGCTGGGCACGCGCCCGGTCGTGGCTGGCGTGGCACGGTTCCGGGTGCCCTTCCGCCAGGGCCCGAACCAACTGACGGCCCAGGTGCCCGGCCAGGCACTGAGCGACCAGGCCGAAATCGAGTTTCTGCTGCTGCCCCAGCAACTGACCGATGCCAGGCTCCCCTTCACCGAACTCAACGTGAGCCTGGGCGACCAGCGTTATTTCACCGATGCGCCGCTGCACCAAGTGTGGGTGCCGGAGCAGGAGTACACGCCCGGCCGGTGGGGGTACGTGGGCGGCCAGGCCTACGTGGAGCCCAGCAATGGGCGGCTGCCCTACGGCTCGGGCCGCAACATTCTGGGCACCGAGTACGACGCCCTGTACCAAACGCAGCGCGTGGGCCTGCGCCAGTTCCGCCTCGATGTGCCCGACGGGCAGTACGAAGTCACGCTGCATTTTGCCGAGCTGGAAACCGCCCCGCCCGCCGAACAGCTGGCCTACAACCTCGACCAGCGCGCGGCGGCAAAGGCCGCACCCACGGCCGGCCGCTCGTTCGATGTGTGGCTGAACGGCCAGCTGGTGCTGCCCGGCCTGGGCGCTGATACCTACCTGAGCCCGTTGCAGGCCACGAGCTTCAGGCTGCCCGCCAGTGCCCAGGGCGGCAAGGGCCTGGTGCTGGATTTTAAAGCCCGCACCGGCATGACCATTCTCAACGGCATTCAAGTAAAGCAGCAGTACTAG
- a CDS encoding group II truncated hemoglobin, with amino-acid sequence MTSLPDAKPVPTLFEWAGGMPAFENLTAAFYKKVLQDELLEPIFRHMAPSHSVHVAHFLAEVFGGPPQYSASEGSHFQMIQKHFSRHLTEQHRRRWVHLLLETADKLQLPDDPEFRSAFVAYLEWGTRIAVINSNLTGEDAGVAPDAPMPRWGWGEPGGPYQG; translated from the coding sequence ATGACTTCTTTGCCTGATGCCAAACCCGTGCCCACGCTCTTCGAATGGGCCGGCGGCATGCCCGCCTTCGAAAACCTGACGGCCGCCTTTTACAAAAAAGTGCTACAGGACGAGCTGCTGGAACCCATTTTCCGGCACATGGCCCCCAGCCACTCGGTGCACGTGGCGCATTTTCTGGCCGAGGTATTCGGCGGCCCGCCGCAGTACAGCGCCAGCGAAGGCAGCCACTTCCAGATGATTCAAAAGCACTTCTCGCGCCACCTCACCGAGCAGCACCGGCGGCGCTGGGTGCACCTGCTGCTGGAAACCGCCGACAAGCTGCAGCTGCCCGACGACCCCGAATTCCGCTCGGCCTTCGTGGCCTACCTGGAATGGGGCACGCGCATTGCCGTCATTAACTCGAACCTCACCGGCGAGGACGCCGGCGTGGCGCCCGATGCGCCCATGCCGCGCTGGGGCTGGGGCGAGCCCGGCGGGCCGTATCAGGGGTGA
- a CDS encoding ABC transporter ATP-binding protein codes for MSLWQIIARLLPFVRPYRPLVIATLLLTLVGSLAAQVNPFVLRYIVDNVQGLLDRHEALAAGWPMLAAVSGILLGKEIINTFITFGQKYYGEKIRINVSSTLSNTAVSRILSYELGFFSDEGNQTGKLQTRIDRGVESLMKLVQNFFIDILPLFANAIVALVVMFVANKWVGLVALAILPVYFWLSFRQADRLQGVRRGLQKLREEKNHGLISIIDSIVVIKSFVREQFEGQKQADTQAKLVNAQLVTRKTNFRYDGLKTFVEQIGVVVIIVLTAYLVLDRQISIGAIMFHILLFNNVSAPIRQLHRIYDEMNEALTYSEGFFAILDADAAIEETGPLQPADVRGTFEICNVDFTYPSGTQALHDVCLTIEEGKTTALVGLSGAGKSTIINLLCKFYAPDHGKMLLDGKPLADYDTHALRQRIGLVLQKNHIFKGTIEENIRYGDFTSTQAQIEAAARQAYLHDQILDLPRQYQSDAQQLSGGQQQRIAIARLFLKNPPIIFLDEPTASLDAIATEQIKNSLDAIKQDRTVVIISHSLAQIVDSDCIHVMKKGRLVESGTHDELYARHGTYREIFDASARSLNIEKLAKTMADDGDEVLDTAS; via the coding sequence ATGAGTCTCTGGCAAATTATTGCACGCCTGCTGCCCTTCGTGCGGCCCTACCGGCCGCTGGTCATTGCCACGCTGCTGCTCACGCTGGTGGGCTCGCTGGCCGCACAGGTGAATCCCTTCGTGCTGCGCTACATCGTCGATAACGTGCAGGGCCTGCTCGACCGCCATGAGGCGCTGGCCGCCGGCTGGCCCATGCTGGCCGCGGTGAGCGGCATCCTGCTGGGCAAGGAAATCATCAACACCTTCATCACCTTCGGACAGAAATATTACGGCGAGAAAATCCGCATCAATGTGTCGAGCACCTTATCGAACACGGCCGTGAGCCGGATTCTGAGCTACGAGCTGGGCTTTTTCTCCGACGAGGGCAACCAGACCGGCAAGCTCCAGACCCGCATCGACCGCGGCGTGGAGAGCCTCATGAAGCTGGTGCAAAACTTCTTCATCGACATCCTGCCGCTGTTTGCCAACGCCATTGTGGCGCTGGTGGTGATGTTCGTGGCCAACAAATGGGTGGGGCTGGTGGCGCTGGCCATCCTGCCGGTGTACTTCTGGCTGAGCTTCCGGCAGGCCGACCGGCTGCAGGGCGTGCGCCGCGGCCTGCAAAAGTTGCGCGAGGAGAAAAACCACGGCCTCATCAGCATCATCGACTCGATTGTGGTCATCAAAAGCTTCGTGCGCGAGCAGTTTGAAGGCCAGAAACAGGCCGATACCCAGGCCAAGCTGGTGAACGCCCAGCTGGTGACGCGCAAAACCAACTTCCGCTACGACGGCCTCAAAACCTTCGTGGAGCAGATTGGCGTGGTCGTCATCATCGTCCTCACGGCCTACCTCGTGCTCGACCGCCAGATTTCCATCGGCGCCATTATGTTCCACATTTTGCTGTTCAACAACGTGTCGGCGCCCATCCGGCAGCTCCACCGCATCTACGACGAGATGAACGAGGCCCTCACCTACTCCGAAGGCTTCTTCGCCATCCTCGACGCCGACGCCGCCATCGAGGAAACCGGCCCGCTGCAACCGGCTGACGTGCGCGGCACCTTCGAGATTTGCAACGTCGATTTCACCTACCCCAGCGGCACCCAGGCCCTGCACGACGTCTGCCTCACCATCGAAGAAGGCAAAACCACCGCCCTCGTGGGCCTGAGCGGCGCCGGCAAAAGCACCATCATCAACCTGCTCTGCAAGTTCTACGCCCCTGACCACGGCAAGATGCTGCTCGACGGCAAGCCCCTGGCCGACTACGACACCCACGCCCTGCGCCAGCGCATCGGCCTGGTGCTCCAGAAAAATCACATTTTCAAGGGCACCATCGAAGAAAACATCCGCTACGGCGACTTCACCTCCACGCAGGCCCAAATCGAAGCCGCCGCCCGGCAAGCCTACCTGCACGACCAGATTCTGGACCTGCCCCGCCAGTACCAGTCCGATGCCCAGCAGCTCAGCGGCGGCCAGCAGCAGCGCATCGCCATCGCCCGGCTCTTCCTCAAAAACCCGCCCATTATCTTCCTCGACGAGCCCACCGCCAGCCTCGACGCCATCGCCACCGAGCAAATCAAAAACTCGCTCGACGCCATCAAGCAGGACCGCACGGTGGTCATCATCTCCCACAGCCTCGCCCAAATCGTGGATTCGGACTGCATCCACGTCATGAAAAAAGGCCGCCTCGTGGAAAGCGGCACCCACGACGAGCTCTACGCCCGCCACGGCACCTACCGCGAGATTTTCGACGCCTCCGCCCGGAGTTTAAATATCGAGAAGCTGGCCAAGACGATGGCCGACGACGGCGACGAGGTGCTGGATACGGCTTCGTGA
- a CDS encoding barstar family protein, with product MNIDLTGINTKSAFHQSLKKQLDFPEWAGENWDAFWDTITGLIEMPEKVILQNWQEFELACPRDMQILREIIEQYNDEIPDKKILLG from the coding sequence ATGAACATTGACCTAACTGGTATCAACACAAAATCGGCTTTTCACCAGTCGCTAAAGAAGCAATTAGATTTTCCTGAATGGGCTGGCGAAAACTGGGACGCTTTCTGGGACACTATTACTGGTTTAATTGAAATGCCAGAAAAAGTAATTTTGCAGAACTGGCAGGAATTCGAGCTTGCTTGTCCAAGGGACATGCAGATACTGCGCGAAATTATTGAGCAGTACAACGACGAAATTCCAGACAAAAAAATCCTCTTGGGTTAG
- a CDS encoding MmcQ/YjbR family DNA-binding protein, giving the protein MTIEDLQALCLRLPGTTEDLKWGVHLCFSVGGKMYLGTSPDALPPTASFIAPPEELETLLESPGFSPNKHLGRYGWVTIDNIARLGPAQWERYLRHSYRTVRAKLPRKAQQQLEAL; this is encoded by the coding sequence ATGACCATCGAAGACCTCCAAGCCCTATGCCTGCGCCTGCCCGGCACCACCGAGGACCTGAAATGGGGCGTGCATCTGTGCTTCAGCGTGGGCGGCAAAATGTACCTCGGCACCTCGCCCGATGCCCTGCCGCCCACCGCCTCGTTCATCGCCCCGCCCGAGGAGTTGGAAACCCTGCTCGAAAGCCCCGGCTTCAGCCCCAACAAGCACCTGGGCCGCTACGGCTGGGTCACGATTGACAACATTGCCCGCCTCGGCCCCGCGCAGTGGGAGCGCTACCTCCGGCACTCCTACCGCACCGTGCGGGCCAAGCTGCCGCGCAAGGCGCAGCAGCAATTAGAGGCTCTGTAG
- a CDS encoding SDR family oxidoreductase, with product MATQTALITGASSGIGRELATCFAQDKFNLVLVALEPDLLNQAASELRQQFGVEVTTIAKDLFKRDAPFEVYNEIKQQGLQIDVLVNDAGQGQYGTFDTTDINRELDIIQLNIGAYVVFAKLYLQEFKARNEGKILFVGSIAGELPGPLQAVYHGTKAFVNSFVESIQEENKDSNVTITNLLPGITKTDFFNKAHMTQAKNVAEGQGMEPADVAKEGYKALMKGESRIIAGVMNNVQVGFSKVMPDPLVAAQVHQQSKPVDGDESAR from the coding sequence ATGGCAACCCAAACCGCCCTCATCACCGGCGCCAGCAGCGGCATTGGCCGCGAGCTGGCCACCTGCTTCGCGCAAGACAAATTCAACCTCGTGCTCGTGGCCCTCGAGCCCGACCTGCTCAACCAGGCCGCCTCGGAGCTGCGCCAGCAATTCGGCGTCGAAGTCACGACCATCGCCAAAGACCTGTTCAAGCGCGACGCACCGTTTGAGGTGTACAACGAAATCAAGCAGCAAGGCCTGCAGATTGACGTGCTGGTGAACGACGCCGGCCAGGGCCAGTACGGCACCTTCGACACCACCGACATCAACCGCGAGCTCGACATCATTCAGCTCAACATCGGCGCCTACGTGGTGTTTGCCAAGCTCTACCTGCAGGAATTTAAGGCCCGCAACGAGGGCAAAATCCTGTTTGTGGGCAGCATTGCGGGCGAACTGCCCGGCCCGCTGCAAGCCGTGTACCATGGCACCAAGGCCTTCGTGAATTCCTTTGTCGAATCCATCCAGGAAGAAAACAAGGACTCGAACGTCACCATCACCAACCTGCTGCCGGGCATCACCAAAACCGACTTCTTCAACAAAGCCCACATGACGCAGGCCAAAAACGTGGCCGAAGGCCAGGGCATGGAGCCCGCCGACGTGGCCAAAGAAGGCTACAAAGCCCTGATGAAAGGCGAAAGCCGCATCATTGCCGGCGTGATGAACAACGTGCAGGTGGGCTTCAGCAAAGTGATGCCCGACCCGCTGGTGGCCGCCCAGGTACACCAGCAAAGCAAGCCCGTCGACGGCGACGAAAGCGCCCGCTAG
- a CDS encoding D-2-hydroxyacid dehydrogenase encodes MRLFVFSPLSASARGHLQRLAPSDLEIIFCNDLPTEQQFPAFQDADLLMGNPPPAWFAAGAPPQLQFWQIDSAGFERYRQVHLSIPVANMGDFFAWPCAETMVGGLLALYRHLPELAVLQSQKKWVGGAFVRNRAGLLRGKRVVVLGAGAIAVAVRQQLHGFECAVQLLARTSPSAQLHTKEELKAALPDTDIVINTLPGSAVGFFSADLLEAMRPGSIYASVGRGNTTDEPALLRLLQAGYLGGAVLDVTAIEPLPTDNPLWSLPNVLLTQHTGGGQALEDESKVDMLLENLERLRTSQPLVNLVELSKGY; translated from the coding sequence ATGCGTCTTTTTGTTTTTTCTCCGCTGAGTGCTTCGGCGCGCGGGCACCTGCAACGGCTGGCCCCCTCCGACCTGGAAATCATTTTCTGCAACGACCTGCCCACCGAGCAGCAGTTTCCGGCCTTCCAAGACGCCGATTTGCTGATGGGCAACCCGCCGCCGGCCTGGTTTGCGGCCGGGGCCCCACCCCAGCTGCAGTTCTGGCAAATCGATTCGGCCGGGTTCGAGCGCTACCGACAGGTGCATCTTTCCATACCGGTGGCCAACATGGGCGACTTTTTCGCCTGGCCCTGCGCCGAAACCATGGTGGGAGGCCTGCTGGCCCTCTACCGCCACCTGCCCGAGCTGGCCGTGCTGCAGTCGCAGAAGAAATGGGTGGGCGGCGCCTTCGTGCGCAACCGCGCCGGCCTGCTGCGCGGCAAGCGCGTGGTGGTGCTGGGCGCCGGCGCCATTGCGGTAGCCGTGCGCCAGCAGCTCCACGGCTTCGAGTGTGCGGTTCAGCTGCTGGCCCGCACCAGCCCCTCGGCCCAGCTCCACACCAAGGAGGAGCTCAAAGCGGCCCTGCCCGACACCGACATCGTAATAAACACCCTCCCTGGCAGCGCCGTGGGCTTTTTCTCCGCCGACTTGCTGGAAGCCATGCGCCCGGGCAGCATCTACGCCAGCGTGGGCCGCGGCAACACCACCGACGAGCCCGCCCTGCTGCGCCTGCTGCAGGCGGGCTACCTCGGCGGCGCCGTGCTCGACGTGACGGCCATCGAGCCCCTGCCCACCGATAACCCGCTCTGGAGCCTGCCCAACGTGCTGCTCACCCAACACACCGGCGGCGGCCAGGCCCTCGAAGACGAAAGCAAAGTCGACATGCTGCTCGAAAACCTGGAGCGCCTGCGCACCAGCCAGCCCCTGGTGAACCTGGTGGAGCTGAGCAAGGGCTATTAA
- a CDS encoding pectinesterase family protein produces MKQSIWAVLLLASIAAQAQIAPKSGTITVAPDGSGTYRTVQEAVDAVPNQSPTTVTIRIKKGTYREKLVVPAGKTHLRLVGEDAAATVITFSDHTGDAAGHNTQTSHSVLVQAPDFAAENLTFENAAGYTAGQAVALHVEGDRATFRHCRMVGNQDVLLLATGGTRQYFKDCYIEGTTDFIFGASTAVFDHCTIKSKKNSFITAASTPAGQAFGFVFMKCTLTADTALAKKVNLGRPWRPNARVVYLNTAMGAHITPTAWDNWKNPENEKTAYFAEYKSTGPGANPKGRVAWSHQLTAAEAKQYTLKTIFAAGEPWLPGK; encoded by the coding sequence ATGAAACAATCTATCTGGGCGGTTCTGCTGCTGGCTTCCATTGCCGCGCAAGCCCAAATTGCTCCCAAGTCCGGCACCATCACCGTGGCGCCCGATGGCAGCGGCACCTACCGCACCGTGCAGGAAGCCGTGGACGCCGTGCCCAACCAGTCGCCCACCACCGTCACCATCCGCATCAAAAAGGGCACTTACCGCGAAAAGCTGGTGGTGCCCGCCGGCAAAACCCATCTGCGGCTGGTGGGAGAGGACGCGGCGGCCACCGTCATCACGTTCAGCGACCACACCGGCGACGCGGCCGGGCACAATACCCAAACCTCGCACTCGGTGCTGGTGCAGGCGCCCGACTTTGCAGCCGAAAACCTGACGTTTGAAAACGCCGCGGGCTATACCGCTGGCCAGGCCGTGGCCCTGCACGTGGAGGGCGACCGCGCCACTTTCCGCCACTGCCGCATGGTGGGGAACCAAGACGTGTTGCTGCTGGCCACGGGCGGCACCCGCCAGTACTTCAAGGACTGCTACATCGAGGGAACTACCGATTTCATTTTCGGCGCCAGCACGGCCGTTTTCGACCATTGCACCATCAAGAGCAAGAAAAACTCCTTCATCACGGCGGCGTCCACGCCGGCGGGGCAGGCGTTCGGCTTCGTGTTTATGAAGTGCACGCTGACCGCCGACACGGCCTTGGCCAAAAAAGTAAACCTGGGCCGGCCTTGGCGCCCCAATGCCCGAGTGGTGTACCTCAACACCGCCATGGGCGCCCACATTACGCCCACCGCCTGGGACAACTGGAAAAACCCCGAAAACGAAAAGACGGCCTATTTCGCGGAATACAAGTCGACCGGGCCGGGTGCCAATCCGAAGGGCCGCGTGGCGTGGTCGCACCAGCTCACCGCGGCCGAGGCGAAGCAGTACACGCTCAAGACCATTTTTGCGGCCGGTGAGCCGTGGCTGCCGGGGAAGTAG
- a CDS encoding pectinesterase family protein, which translates to MKNLLLLLLLSCGGLGRAWGYDFVVAADGSGKFRTVQEAFNAVPDFRKKVTTIFVKKGIYKEKLILAGSKQFVKLIGEDRDRTILTYDDYNQKKNIFGEDKGTSGSASCYIYGGDFSAENLTFQNSSGPVGQAVAMWVDGDKASFVNCRFLGFQDTLYTYGRGSRQFYKSCYIEGTVDFIFGSSTAWFEDCEIFCKKGGFVTAASTPDTARFGYVFSRCRIGGDAPVGSFGLGRPWRPFAKTVYLNCELSAVIRPEGWDPWDKESNKKTAYYAEYQSRGPGAAPTKRAPWSHQLSEAEAKVYTRDNVLHGWNPEAK; encoded by the coding sequence ATGAAGAATCTATTGCTGCTACTGCTGCTGAGCTGCGGCGGGCTGGGCCGGGCCTGGGGCTACGATTTCGTGGTGGCCGCCGATGGCAGCGGCAAGTTCCGCACCGTGCAGGAGGCCTTCAATGCCGTGCCCGACTTCCGGAAAAAAGTCACCACTATTTTCGTCAAAAAGGGCATTTACAAGGAGAAACTGATTCTGGCCGGTTCCAAGCAATTCGTCAAGCTCATTGGCGAGGACCGGGACCGCACCATCCTGACCTACGACGACTACAACCAGAAGAAAAACATCTTTGGCGAAGACAAGGGCACGTCGGGCTCGGCAAGCTGCTACATCTACGGCGGCGATTTTTCGGCTGAGAACCTCACATTTCAGAATTCGTCGGGGCCGGTGGGGCAGGCCGTGGCCATGTGGGTTGATGGCGACAAAGCGTCGTTTGTGAACTGCCGGTTTCTGGGCTTTCAGGACACGCTGTACACGTATGGGCGCGGCAGCCGGCAGTTTTATAAGAGCTGCTACATCGAAGGCACGGTGGATTTCATCTTCGGCTCCAGCACGGCCTGGTTTGAGGACTGCGAGATTTTTTGCAAGAAGGGCGGCTTCGTCACGGCGGCTTCCACGCCCGACACGGCTCGGTTTGGCTACGTGTTCAGCCGCTGCCGCATCGGCGGCGACGCACCGGTGGGCAGCTTCGGGCTGGGCCGGCCCTGGCGCCCCTTCGCCAAAACCGTGTACCTCAACTGCGAACTCAGCGCCGTGATTCGGCCCGAGGGCTGGGACCCCTGGGATAAGGAGTCGAACAAGAAAACGGCCTACTACGCCGAATACCAAAGCCGCGGGCCCGGTGCGGCGCCCACCAAGCGCGCGCCGTGGTCGCACCAGCTCAGCGAGGCCGAAGCCAAAGTGTACACCCGCGACAACGTGCTGCACGGCTGGAACCCCGAAGCTAAATGA
- a CDS encoding carboxypeptidase-like regulatory domain-containing protein: MRFLLLLFCGVWLLPHLALAQTTVSGRVLDAETGNGLFGVTVLQTGTLNGVSADAEGRFSLTLPSAADSIALTFYYIGYVTQQRRVAAGSTSIVRLVVDTKQIIDCEVVQPLAEVGLSSGLRYAPFGGALKLYGSRLARLPITASVGYQTNFSSNQVVTAGLNIHSIQSGRHFVIYPSLDYQHLRAAPANLLFSSYTATASTSIHGIGAAWLPNLLLGCGYAQFTSLTAETPTTVAGYGYVFGLSSSELPLNLVGSAQATHWPGGWQWQARLQHYLPGHLLAGVAFNQVRSYAELSLTVSRTLY; encoded by the coding sequence ATGCGGTTTTTACTACTCCTATTTTGCGGCGTCTGGCTGCTGCCCCACCTTGCGCTTGCTCAAACCACCGTTTCCGGCCGCGTGCTTGATGCCGAGACCGGTAATGGCCTGTTTGGCGTCACCGTGCTGCAAACCGGCACGCTCAACGGCGTCTCCGCCGATGCCGAGGGCCGTTTCTCCCTAACCTTGCCATCGGCAGCCGACAGCATTGCGCTCACGTTCTACTATATCGGCTACGTTACGCAGCAGCGCCGCGTGGCCGCCGGCAGTACCAGCATCGTGCGGCTGGTGGTTGATACCAAGCAGATTATCGACTGCGAAGTAGTGCAGCCGCTCGCCGAAGTTGGCCTGAGCAGCGGGCTTCGCTACGCCCCCTTCGGCGGCGCGCTGAAGCTGTACGGGTCGCGGCTGGCGCGGCTGCCCATCACGGCCAGCGTGGGCTACCAAACCAATTTTAGCAGCAACCAAGTAGTCACCGCCGGCCTGAACATACATAGCATACAGTCAGGTCGCCACTTCGTCATTTACCCCAGCCTCGACTACCAGCACCTGCGGGCCGCGCCGGCCAACCTGCTGTTCAGCAGCTACACGGCCACGGCAAGCACGTCGATTCACGGCATCGGGGCCGCGTGGCTGCCCAACCTACTCCTGGGATGCGGCTACGCCCAATTCACCTCCCTTACCGCCGAGACTCCGACCACGGTAGCTGGCTACGGCTACGTGTTTGGCCTCAGCAGCTCGGAGCTGCCGCTGAACCTGGTGGGTAGCGCGCAGGCCACACACTGGCCCGGCGGCTGGCAATGGCAGGCGCGGCTTCAGCACTACCTGCCAGGGCACTTGTTGGCCGGCGTGGCCTTCAACCAAGTGCGCAGCTACGCAGAACTCTCTCTGACCGTCAGCCGCACCTTGTATTAG